The genomic region CTCTTACTGGGTTCGTAATGGGACTCCTCTCCTTCTAACATCTTGACCATGAGGCCCTCGCATGAGTCTTTCACGGATTGGTCTAGATACTTCTGTAGTTCATCGAAATTAGTGGTTGTTAGTTCGTTCGCAAAATCGAATTGACCTTGGGTTCCGTTGAACGTGTCTAGTAATATCTGACGTCTTTCATGGAACGACTTGTTAATCAAGGGTTCGTCGTTTAGACATAGTATATCGAAAGCATAAAGACATACACGTACCTTCAcgtctttcaattctacTCCCTTACGCTTCCTTGTACTTAGTACTTGGAATGGAAGAATCTTGCCCTGTTCTTGATCCCACGCGACCGCTTCGCTATCTACAATGAACGATTTCGTGGCGCCCAAATCTTTAACATAATGCTTTACATCGATCTCGGGGTACCTTTCTGTCATGTCTTCTCCGTTACGTGAATAAATCTTCATAGATCCATCCCTACACAAATGCACTTGTGCTCTTTCACCGTCATATTTGTACTCACAGGTAAACTTAGTGCCCTGGAACCTGTCCAACACCTCGCTGATTGATTTTGTGGGTTTCGCAAGCATCGGTTGTAAGGGAATCCCCGGCCTCAATTTGATATGTTGGTTCAAATTCATGATTCCGTACTGTAACGCAACATTGATGATCATTTCGTAGTTGGGAACTTGACAGAATGCATCACGGATCAATGACTCTGCTTGTTCGACCATCTCCGTGCTCGGCTCTTGCCCGTTATGCTCATGGGTTAGAATTGCCTTACTGACTGATATCAAGACAGTTTTCTCTGCCAATCCGATTCTAAGCTTGGATTCGAGTGACCtgatcaagaatttggCCTCGTAACCTTTGCACGCAGTTAAcatcttcttgatcaacGACCCTTTCCTAGATTGAGAGTCCTTACCGTTCGATTTAGCAATCGATAccaaattgttgaatactTCCCCCACTGTTAAGGGTTTTGGTTTAAACATTGTAGGTTGTACGTTTCTTGCTTGCATCGCGATTTCTCCCAAATCACCAATCTCACGGTACTTGTTTCTGATCTGTTGTATCGACTTCCCACATGCCTCACTGATGGTCTTGATCAATAACGATTCACCCAACCCTAATTCGAGTCCCGGTTCATAATCGGGCCCTAATTTATGGATGAAAAGGTAAGTAATCGGAACTAATGATTCAGGATCCCTTTCTAATACAGAATATAGAAATTTGGAACAGATAGCAGTGATTGCTAGTCTAGATGAGGTAACTTCAATGGCCTGGAAAGTATCACATAGCTCAGCAAATGGGATATTGGAATGGAATTTAAGCTTGCTAGGAACAGGAGTAAGAGTTTCTCCTCTACTCTTTGGCGGAGTGATATTAGATAACGATGATTCCGACTTCACTGGAGGAGCCGCCGCAGTTTCATCAGGCATGGCTGAATCACCTTCCTCATCGAccttttgtttcttatttGGTCGCAAAAACCCATCTAAAGTCAATTGCTTACTACGTTTCGTCGACATTTGCTGCGATGGTACTTTAAACGTAACTGGTCTCTGAACTATCCAATTTCTAATTATCGGAAGTCGAAACATACAGTAGATATGTTAACTTCTCTCTCCAATCCTTGTTTGCTTTTCTGATGATGTTCTAATTGGAATAATCTTCAAGTCGCGTAAATGTTAAGACTTCAAAAATTTATACATCGTACTAATACACGGGAAGTATCACAGGGCATCACCACCCTAACCTCAAGTCAGAGTCACAATAACTTACTTGCTATTGAAACAATAAAAGTTTACTTAAGTTAGATGGACCGCTACTATTGCCTATTTACAAATACAATGAAGCAAGATATTAAGTAAAAGAGTATTAAAATGTACATTTCAAACCGCATAGCCAAATCACAGAGACGAAGATCAGACA from Kluyveromyces lactis strain NRRL Y-1140 chromosome D complete sequence harbors:
- the CDC9 gene encoding DNA ligase (ATP) CDC9 (similar to uniprot|P04819 Saccharomyces cerevisiae YDL164C CDC9 DNA ligase found in the nucleus and mitochondria an essential enzyme that joins Okazaki fragments during DNA replication also acts in nucleotide excision repair base excision repair and recombination) gives rise to the protein MFRLPIIRNWIVQRPVTFKVPSQQMSTKRSKQLTLDGFLRPNKKQKVDEEGDSAMPDETAAAPPVKSESSLSNITPPKSRGETLTPVPSKLKFHSNIPFAELCDTFQAIEVTSSRLAITAICSKFLYSVLERDPESLVPITYLFIHKLGPDYEPGLELGLGESLLIKTISEACGKSIQQIRNKYREIGDLGEIAMQARNVQPTMFKPKPLTVGEVFNNLVSIAKSNGKDSQSRKGSLIKKMLTACKGYEAKFLIRSLESKLRIGLAEKTVLISVSKAILTHEHNGQEPSTEMVEQAESLIRDAFCQVPNYEMIINVALQYGIMNLNQHIKLRPGIPLQPMLAKPTKSISEVLDRFQGTKFTCEYKYDGERAQVHLCRDGSMKIYSRNGEDMTERYPEIDVKHYVKDLGATKSFIVDSEAVAWDQEQGKILPFQVLSTRKRKGVELKDVKVRVCLYAFDILCLNDEPLINKSFHERRQILLDTFNGTQGQFDFANELTTTNFDELQKYLDQSVKDSCEGLMVKMLEGEESHYEPSKRSRNWLKLKKDYLEGVGDSLDLVVLGAYYGRGKRTGTYGGFLLGCYNLDSEEFETCCKIGTGFSDEMLQDLYTKLKDTTVEHPSTNVIYDSSAPADVWFEPSMLFEVLTADLSLSPVYKAGFEAFGKGISLRFPRFVRIRDDKNVTDATSSDQVIEFYESQAHMK